Genomic segment of Corynebacterium appendicis CIP 107643:
GGGCCAGCGTGCATGGAGGTGTGAATTTCGTCGCCGGTGCGGTCCAGGAAGCCGGTGTTGATGAACACGAGGCGCTCGGCTGCCTCCATGATGCAGGCGTCCAGGTTGACTGAGGTGCGGCGCTCCTCGTCCATGACGCCGACCTTGACCGTGTTCTTCGGCAGGCCGAGGATCTCCTCGACACGGTCGAAGATCTCGTTGGTGAACGCGACCTCTTCCGGGCCGTGCTGCTTCGGCTTCACGATGTACATGGAGCCGGTGCGGGAATTTCGGTGCGGGTTGTCCTCGCGCAGACCCGGGATCGCGGCGGCGGCAGTGATCAGGCCGTCGAGCAGGCCCTCCGGCACCTCCTCGCCGTCGAGCAAAATTGCCGGGTTGGTCATCAGGTGGCCGACGTTGCGGCACAGCATCATGGCGCGGCCGTGCAGGGTCTCCTCGGAGCCGCCCCTGGTGGTGTAGACGAGGTCGTCGGCCTGGGTGCGCTCGAAGGACTTATCGCCCTTCTTCACGGTCTCGGAGATATCTCCCTTGTTCAGGCCGAACCAGGTGGCATAGGAAGCAGCCTTATCCGTGCCGTCGACAGCCGCGGCGGAGTCCTCGAAGTCCATGATCGCGGACACGGCGGACTCGAGCAGGACATCGGCCACGCCTGCGCGGTCGGTCTTGCCCACCGGGTGCTCACGGTCGATCTGGATGATCAGGTGCAGGTTGTTGTTGCGCAGGACGATGCCCGACGGATCGTTCTTCTCGCCCTGGTAGCCGAGGTAGGCCTCCGGGTTTGTCAGCGCGACCTCGTTGCCGTCGGCGGTGATCTTCAGGTCGCCGTCCTCGGTGATCTCGAAAGAATCGACATCGGCGTGCGATGCGCCCTCCAGGGGCACTGCCTCGTCCAGGAAGGTGCGTGCCCACTCGATCACACGGTCGCCGCGGACCGGGTTGTAGCCCGTGCCCGGCTCAGCACCGCCGTCGGTCGGGATGACATCGGTGCCGTAGAGCGCGTCGTACAGCGATCCGTAGCGCGCATTCGCGGCGTTGATGGCGAAACGGGCGTTAGTAATGGGCACCACCAGCTGCGGGCCGGCGACATCGGCGAATTCCGGATCGACATTCTCGGTGCTGATCGCCCCGTCAGTCGGCTGGTCCACCAGGTAACCGATGGAACGCAGATATTCCTCGTGCTCCGCCGGGTCCGGTTGGCCCGGATTCTCGCGGTAGTACTGGTCCAGCTGC
This window contains:
- a CDS encoding malate synthase G, whose protein sequence is MTTPQFEDRTERVEAAGLQVARPLYDFVTEQLLTEINLDAEKFWADTAKYFADLTPKNKALLARRDELQEQLDQYYRENPGQPDPAEHEEYLRSIGYLVDQPTDGAISTENVDPEFADVAGPQLVVPITNARFAINAANARYGSLYDALYGTDVIPTDGGAEPGTGYNPVRGDRVIEWARTFLDEAVPLEGASHADVDSFEITEDGDLKITADGNEVALTNPEAYLGYQGEKNDPSGIVLRNNNLHLIIQIDREHPVGKTDRAGVADVLLESAVSAIMDFEDSAAAVDGTDKAASYATWFGLNKGDISETVKKGDKSFERTQADDLVYTTRGGSEETLHGRAMMLCRNVGHLMTNPAILLDGEEVPEGLLDGLITAAAAIPGLREDNPHRNSRTGSMYIVKPKQHGPEEVAFTNEIFDRVEEILGLPKNTVKVGVMDEERRTSVNLDACIMEAAERLVFINTGFLDRTGDEIHTSMHAGPMVRKADMQTAPWKQAYENHNVDAGLAHDLPGRAQIGKGMWAETEHMAKMMEKKIGQPREGANTAWVPSPTGATLHAVHYHQVDVHEVQDELRAAGRRDSLKDLLTVPVNTEGDTWSDEEKAEELDNNCQSILGYVVRWVEQGVGCSKVPDIHDVDLMEDRATLRISSQLLANWLVHGVVTEEQVLDSLQRMAVKVDEQNAGDPNYLPMAKDYDASIGFQAAKDLILKGTESPAGYTEPILHAKRREFKAANGIA